From a single Raphanus sativus cultivar WK10039 chromosome 3, ASM80110v3, whole genome shotgun sequence genomic region:
- the LOC108846834 gene encoding uncharacterized protein LOC108846834: MANHSWSSGDWNFRNAYFSNSMTSPESSEMRHHLGSTMYWSSEEQAILEHGLVRYSAEPSISRYAKIALELQNNKTIRDIAMRCRWMHTKENNKRRKEDHTVSGRARVDNQEVIDMVVARNSAAHLFASSHLLREVDGITSELLKQNEQLLSRISANLTNLTSLKLTENLTLFNESRKNIRKLLINLSENAPEQMKHMPPWPEKLRDDQDQLLDSILPPSHLQ; the protein is encoded by the exons ATGGCGAATCATTCATGGTCAAGCGGTGACTGGAATTTCCGAAATGCGTACTTCAGCAACTCCATGACGTCGCCGGAAAGCTCAGAGATGAGACACCACTTGGGATCTACCATGTATTGGAGCTCCGAAGAACAAGCAATTCTCGAACATGGTCTTGTTAG ATATTCGGCGGAACCAAGTATTTCACGTTACGCGAAAATAGCGTTAGAGCTTCAGAACAACAAGACCATTAGAGACATAGCTATGCGTTGCAGATGGATGCAT ACGAAAGAAAATaacaagagaagaaaagaagaccACACGGTGTCGGGAAGAGCCAGGGTTGACAATCAG GAGGTTATTGATATGGTGGTGGCTAGAAACTCAGCTGCACATCTGTTTGCATCATCACATCTTCTTAGAGAAGTAGATG GGATCACAAGTGAGCTTCTTAAACAGAATGAACAACTCCTCAGTCGGATTTCAGCAAATCTCACAAATCTCACATCCTTGAAG TTAACTGAAAACTTGACACTCTTCAACGAGAGCAGGAAAAACATCAGGAAACTTCTCATAAA TTTGAGTGAAAATGCCCCGGAGCAGATGAAGCATATGCCACCATGGCCGGAGAAACTGAGAGATGATCAAGATCAGCTACTTGATTCAATCCTTCCTCCCTCACATCTACAATGA
- the LOC108846825 gene encoding 60S ribosomal protein L38: MPKQIHEIKDFLLTARRKDARSVKIKRSKDIVKFKVRCSKYLYTLCVFDQEKADKLKQSLPPGLSVQDL, from the exons ATG CCTAAGCAAATCCACGAGATCAAGGACTTTCTTCTGACAGCTAGAAGGAAGGATGCTCGGTCTGTGAAGATCAAGAGAAGCAAAGACATTGTCAAGTTCAAGGTCAGATGCTCAAAGTACCTCTACACGCTCTGCGTCTTTGACCAAGAGAAAGCCGACAAGCTTAAGCAGTCTCTTCCTccag gttTGAGTGTGCAAGACctttga
- the LOC108844275 gene encoding hydroxyacylglutathione hydrolase 1, mitochondrial, translating to MISKASPSSTNSSIPSSSSRIGGELCVWPPGFRHLCLRKSLLYGVMWLFSMPLKTLRGARKTLKVTHFCSISNTPSSLNIELVPCNKDNYAYLLHDEDTGTVGVVDPSEAKPVIEALSRKNWNLTYILNTHHHDDHIGGNAELKARYGAKVIGSAVDKDGIPGIDILLKDSDKWMFAGHEVQVIDTPGHTQGHISFYFPGSATIFTGDLIHSLSCGTLSEGTPEQMLSSLQKIVSLPDDTNIYCGRENTAGNIKFALSIEPKNETLNSYATRVAHLRSQGLPSIPTTVKVEKACNPFLRTFSKEIRRSLSIPDSANEAEALRCIHRARDRF from the exons ATGATCTCCAAAGCTTCTCCATCTTCCACCAATTCGTCgattccttcttcttcttctagg ATAGGAGGTGAGCTCTGTGTGTGGCCTCCTGGTTTTAGACATCTCTGCCTCAGGAAAAGCTTATTATACGGAGTTATGTGGTTATTCTCCATGCCCCTCAAAACGCTGCGTGGAGCTCGAAAAACTCTTAAAGTCACTCACTTTTGCAGCATCTCCAACACGCCCTCTTCCTTAAATATCGAACTG gtaccaTGTAATAAGGACAACTATGCTTATCTTTTGCACGACGAAGACACCGGCACGGTTGGAGTCGTTGATCCTTCCGAGGCCAAACCTGTTATAGAGGCATTGAGCAGGAAAAATTGGAATTTGACTTACATATTGAATACTCATCATCATGACGACCACATAGGGGGGAATGCTGAGCTGAAAGCAAGGTATGGCGCAAAG GTGATTGGCTCAGCTGTGGATAAGGATGGGATTCCTGGAATTGACATACTTCTCAAGGATAGTGACAAGTGGATGTTTGCTGGCCATGAGGTTCAAGTAATTGACACTCCTGGCCACACACAAG GCCATATTAGCTTCTACTTTCCCGGGTCAGCCACAATATTCACAGGAGACCTGATACATAGCTTATCCTGTGGTACCCTCTCGGAAGGTACCCCCGAACAG ATGCTTTCATCACTCCAAAAGATCGTGTCTTTACCAGATGATACAAATATATACTGCGGTCGTGAAAACACAGCA GGCAATATCAAGTTTGCACTATCTATAGAACCAAAGAATGAAACTCTTAACTCGTATGCAACTCGAGTTGCCCATCTTCGCAGCCAGGGACTCCCATCG ATTCCAACGACTGTTAAGGTCGAGAAAGCGTGTAACCCGTTTCTCAGAACATTTAGCAAAGAAATCCGCAGATCTTTAAGTATTCCAGACTCAGCAAATGAAGCCGAAGCATTGCGTTGTATACACAGAGCCAGAGATCGTTTCTAA